The Brachyspira hyodysenteriae ATCC 27164 genome includes a window with the following:
- a CDS encoding V-type ATP synthase subunit I gives MIRKMKKLSLFVFHEDREKTLSDLASLGLVHIEIANGVSSENIENISSKKNDALRAKNIINNALADAKKAKKDVSNLKADNLSKKASEIVENVISTSQASDKLKAERDMLKKELSVIAPFGDFSFDKVNGLKEKTGYNLLFYTANAKEYNDYNFSEVKDIFTYPIKEEAGKVYFVAFKKDGSEETIPFDIVNMPSHSYNEISEKIAKLDKEIENNDTEIIKNQVFIDAINKEIDNLNISNHFEEAKESFVASEGTEGKILYVEAYVPKDKESEVKSVLDSKKIAYIMEDPSRDDRVPVELKNNKYSGAYELITKLFQLPNYFEIDLTPMIAVFYPLFFAYCFGDSGYGIVLTIVALIGLFTVLKGQLRGVGILALTLGICTTIMGVINGGSFFGVSIPSNTQIPIFATLSKYLIITDLKENWFLTPFNTALLIGVLHICFALLVGVIDRIKTSPIGDILGAIGKLLFIPGLVLWFLGDMQKMEVIKQFSTVYYALIAVGLVFLVILSNVGKKPDVLNSILGVYFAATGIMGDTLSYIRLFALGASGSILALVINQIGMSFKAIPGVGVVIMVVFLVVGHIAIFLLNILGALVHPLRLTFVEFYNNVGFEGGGKEYKPLKKAA, from the coding sequence ATGATTAGAAAAATGAAGAAACTCTCTCTCTTTGTCTTTCATGAGGATAGGGAAAAAACTTTAAGCGATTTGGCATCACTTGGACTTGTGCATATTGAAATTGCTAATGGTGTTTCATCTGAAAATATAGAGAATATTTCAAGTAAGAAAAATGATGCTTTAAGAGCTAAAAATATTATTAATAATGCTTTGGCTGATGCTAAAAAGGCTAAAAAAGATGTTTCTAATTTGAAAGCTGATAATTTATCAAAAAAAGCCAGCGAAATTGTAGAAAATGTTATAAGTACTTCTCAGGCTTCTGATAAATTAAAAGCTGAAAGAGATATGCTCAAAAAAGAGTTATCTGTTATAGCTCCTTTCGGAGATTTTAGCTTTGATAAAGTTAATGGCTTAAAAGAAAAAACAGGTTATAACCTTCTATTCTACACAGCAAATGCTAAAGAGTATAATGACTATAATTTCTCTGAAGTTAAGGATATATTTACTTATCCTATTAAAGAGGAAGCTGGAAAAGTTTATTTTGTTGCTTTCAAAAAAGACGGCAGCGAAGAGACTATTCCTTTCGATATAGTTAATATGCCTTCTCATTCTTATAATGAAATAAGTGAGAAAATAGCTAAGCTTGATAAAGAAATAGAAAATAATGATACTGAGATTATAAAAAATCAGGTATTTATAGATGCTATTAATAAAGAAATAGATAATCTTAATATTTCTAATCATTTTGAAGAAGCTAAAGAGAGCTTTGTAGCTAGCGAAGGCACTGAAGGAAAAATCCTTTATGTAGAGGCTTATGTTCCTAAAGATAAAGAAAGCGAAGTGAAGTCTGTACTCGACAGCAAGAAAATAGCTTATATAATGGAAGATCCTTCAAGAGATGATAGAGTTCCTGTTGAGCTTAAAAATAATAAGTATTCAGGTGCTTATGAGCTTATTACAAAATTATTCCAATTACCGAATTATTTCGAGATAGATTTAACTCCTATGATAGCAGTTTTCTATCCATTATTCTTCGCTTATTGTTTCGGTGATTCAGGATATGGTATAGTATTAACTATAGTAGCTTTAATAGGCTTATTTACAGTATTAAAAGGACAATTAAGAGGAGTAGGCATACTTGCTTTAACATTAGGTATATGTACTACTATTATGGGTGTTATAAACGGAGGTAGTTTCTTTGGTGTAAGCATACCTTCAAATACACAAATACCTATATTTGCTACTTTAAGTAAGTATTTAATAATTACAGACTTAAAAGAAAATTGGTTCTTAACTCCATTTAATACAGCATTGCTTATAGGCGTACTTCATATATGTTTTGCTTTATTGGTAGGTGTTATAGACAGAATTAAAACTAGCCCTATAGGCGATATACTTGGTGCTATAGGTAAACTTCTATTCATACCGGGACTTGTTTTATGGTTCTTGGGAGATATGCAGAAAATGGAAGTTATCAAACAATTCAGCACCGTATATTATGCTTTAATAGCTGTTGGTCTGGTATTCTTAGTAATACTTTCTAATGTTGGTAAGAAGCCTGATGTATTAAACTCTATACTTGGAGTTTATTTTGCGGCAACTGGTATAATGGGTGATACACTTTCTTATATACGTTTGTTTGCTTTAGGTGCATCTGGTTCTATATTGGCATTGGTAATAAATCAGATAGGTATGAGTTTCAAAGCTATTCCTGGTGTTGGCGTAGTGATAATGGTTGTATTCCTTGTAGTAGGACATATAGCTATATTCTTACTAAATATACTTGGTGCTTTGGTACACCCTTTGAGATTAACATTTGTAGAATTCTACAATAACGTTGGTTTTGAAGGCGGCGGAAAAGAGTATAAGCCTCTCAAAAAAGCGGCTTAA
- a CDS encoding sodium-dependent transporter: MNKERGNFSSSIGFIIACVGSAVGIGNVWMFPWRVGQFGGAIFLILYFFFVIALGVIGLIGEFTLGRMNKTGPIGSFENALKTRNKNFGAIIGIIPMIGALGIAIGYSVVVGWILRYTVGAIDGSLFSSSDIGIYFVSIITDFGSVPWHITGIFICVIILIGGVSKGIELANMLLIPLFYILFIILLVRVLTLPNIKEGIYYLLFPNWKILYNPKAWAMALGQAFFSISLAGSGMVVYGSYLKDDINIPKSAIQTAVFSSLGALLCAFVVIPAVFAFGINPNAGPPLIFISIPLVFQKMPFGYFFSILFNISILFAAISSLINLMECPIEALENRLKLSRKVSVITIGIIMIAIGIFIERADRVGSWMDFVSMYIVPTGAMLSAVMIFWVIGMKTFRENAEKGMNKHLPKWFDFMSKYVFVGVSILILILSITLGGF, encoded by the coding sequence ATGAATAAAGAGAGAGGAAATTTTAGCAGTTCTATAGGTTTTATTATAGCTTGTGTTGGATCAGCTGTTGGTATAGGGAATGTTTGGATGTTTCCTTGGAGAGTAGGGCAATTCGGCGGGGCAATATTTCTTATATTATATTTTTTCTTCGTTATTGCTCTAGGTGTAATAGGTTTAATAGGCGAATTTACATTGGGCAGAATGAATAAAACAGGCCCTATAGGTTCTTTTGAAAATGCTTTAAAAACTAGAAATAAAAATTTCGGAGCTATTATAGGCATCATTCCTATGATTGGGGCTCTTGGTATAGCTATAGGATATTCTGTAGTTGTAGGGTGGATATTAAGATATACTGTAGGTGCTATAGACGGCAGTTTATTTTCATCTTCAGATATTGGTATATATTTTGTATCTATTATAACTGATTTTGGAAGTGTACCTTGGCATATTACAGGAATATTCATTTGCGTTATTATATTAATTGGCGGAGTAAGCAAGGGAATAGAACTAGCTAATATGTTATTAATACCTCTATTCTATATATTGTTTATTATATTATTAGTGAGAGTATTAACTTTACCCAATATAAAAGAAGGAATATATTATTTATTATTTCCTAATTGGAAGATTTTATATAATCCTAAGGCTTGGGCTATGGCGCTTGGTCAGGCATTTTTTTCTATATCTTTAGCCGGAAGCGGAATGGTAGTATACGGATCATATTTAAAAGATGATATAAACATACCAAAGTCTGCAATTCAAACTGCTGTTTTTAGTTCTTTAGGTGCTTTATTATGTGCTTTTGTGGTTATACCTGCTGTATTTGCATTTGGAATAAATCCTAATGCAGGGCCTCCTTTAATATTTATATCTATACCTTTAGTATTTCAAAAAATGCCTTTCGGTTATTTTTTCTCTATACTATTTAATATATCAATATTATTTGCGGCTATTTCATCTTTGATAAATTTGATGGAATGTCCTATTGAGGCATTAGAAAATAGATTGAAATTATCAAGAAAGGTTTCTGTTATTACTATTGGAATAATCATGATAGCTATAGGTATTTTTATAGAAAGAGCTGATAGAGTAGGATCATGGATGGATTTTGTTTCTATGTATATTGTTCCTACAGGAGCTATGCTTTCTGCTGTAATGATTTTCTGGGTTATAGGAATGAAAACTTTCAGAGAAAATGCTGAAAAGGGAATGAATAAACATTTGCCTAAATGGTTTGATTTTATGTCTAAATATGTATTTGTTGGAGTATCTATTTTGATTTTAATATTAAGTATTACATTGGGAGGATTCTAA
- a CDS encoding DUF2764 family protein, giving the protein MGSYYYLISGLPEVKLSDAKAKYDINEITQSILSSLSAKDAKFFKYLVYQNDNKNLVSAIAKQKGLFTPYIEHIEPSIFSKEEMQKYSSISNLPLYMSKFLEDSKNVEWENARHIENTLLNLYYEEMIQSGNSFIKNYALFMRDMKNVLAALNGRGLGFSSDEIAKELIGDYSLISALTKSTASDFGVGREIPYINTIVETFNSSDKADPYNMENIECSLVREFLDKLTSIKSFTTDNVFAYYINLTYAVSINGRNEEEGKKHLETLIGSLKAKASAM; this is encoded by the coding sequence ATTATCTTATCTCAGGTCTTCCCGAAGTGAAACTTTCTGATGCTAAGGCTAAGTATGATATTAATGAAATTACTCAAAGCATATTATCTAGTTTAAGTGCTAAAGATGCTAAATTTTTTAAGTATCTTGTATATCAAAATGATAATAAAAATTTAGTAAGTGCTATAGCAAAACAAAAGGGATTATTTACTCCTTATATAGAACATATAGAACCATCAATATTCAGTAAAGAAGAAATGCAGAAATATTCAAGCATATCAAATTTGCCATTATATATGAGTAAATTTTTAGAAGACAGTAAGAATGTTGAATGGGAAAATGCAAGACATATAGAAAATACTCTTTTAAATTTGTATTATGAAGAGATGATACAAAGCGGTAATTCATTTATAAAAAATTATGCTTTATTTATGAGAGATATGAAGAATGTTCTTGCTGCTTTAAATGGAAGAGGTTTAGGTTTCAGCAGTGATGAGATAGCTAAAGAGCTTATAGGAGATTATTCTTTAATATCTGCATTGACAAAATCTACAGCTTCAGATTTCGGAGTAGGCAGAGAGATACCATATATTAATACTATTGTAGAGACATTCAATTCATCAGATAAAGCAGATCCATATAATATGGAAAACATAGAATGTTCTTTGGTAAGAGAATTTTTAGATAAATTAACATCTATAAAATCTTTCACAACAGATAATGTTTTTGCTTATTATATAAATCTCACTTATGCTGTTAGTATAAATGGAAGAAACGAAGAGGAAGGTAAAAAACATTTGGAGACGCTAATAGGTTCTTTGAAGGCAAAAGCGTCTGCTATGTAA
- a CDS encoding V-type ATP synthase subunit K, with amino-acid sequence MGFTMNTALLLGYLGAGLMVGMSGIGSAVGTSISAMTTVGALKKNKDAFGSCLVLSALPGTQGLYGFAAFFIMQPYLTADISIFQGAAILGAGIAVGLACMVSAIFQGKVCANGVEAIGNGYDVFGNTIIVAVFPELYAIVSFATAFLISGVLGA; translated from the coding sequence ATGGGTTTTACAATGAACACAGCACTTTTATTAGGATATTTAGGTGCAGGATTAATGGTAGGTATGTCTGGTATTGGTAGTGCAGTTGGTACTTCTATTTCTGCTATGACTACAGTTGGTGCTTTAAAGAAAAACAAAGATGCTTTCGGTAGCTGTCTTGTATTGAGCGCTTTACCTGGTACACAAGGTCTTTATGGTTTCGCAGCTTTCTTCATTATGCAGCCTTATCTAACAGCTGACATAAGCATATTCCAAGGTGCTGCTATATTAGGTGCTGGTATTGCTGTTGGTTTAGCTTGTATGGTTTCAGCTATATTCCAAGGTAAAGTTTGTGCTAACGGTGTTGAAGCTATAGGTAATGGTTATGACGTATTCGGTAACACTATCATCGTTGCTGTATTCCCAGAGCTTTACGCTATCGTTTCTTTCGCTACAGCATTCTTAATCAGCGGTGTTTTAGGTGCTTAA
- a CDS encoding V-type ATP synthase subunit D, with the protein MALKFQYNKTALQNLRRQLSIREKALPTLKSKEAALRLEVRKITAEIELLKEEYQKLVKENQNYNGFWTEFPEIVKIKKINSDLKNIAGVKVNILSNIDFAIENVSLFNMPSWIRLAISMFERLMTIQVKIEMTEERLNALAYARKKTTQKVNLYEKVQIPEYKTAIIKIKRYMEDEDNLSKSSQKIVKERNRAKEASL; encoded by the coding sequence ATGGCATTAAAGTTTCAATACAATAAAACGGCTCTTCAAAACCTAAGACGCCAGCTTTCTATTCGTGAGAAAGCATTGCCTACTTTGAAAAGTAAAGAGGCAGCTCTTCGTCTTGAGGTAAGAAAGATTACCGCTGAGATTGAATTACTTAAAGAAGAATACCAAAAGTTAGTTAAAGAAAATCAAAACTACAATGGTTTTTGGACTGAGTTTCCTGAAATAGTAAAAATCAAGAAAATCAATTCCGACTTGAAAAATATTGCCGGTGTTAAAGTTAATATACTTTCTAATATAGATTTTGCTATTGAAAATGTCAGCCTCTTTAATATGCCTTCTTGGATAAGACTTGCTATAAGTATGTTTGAACGCCTTATGACTATTCAAGTAAAAATTGAAATGACTGAGGAAAGACTTAATGCTTTGGCTTATGCTAGGAAAAAAACTACTCAGAAAGTTAACCTTTATGAGAAAGTACAAATACCTGAGTATAAAACAGCCATAATCAAGATTAAAAGGTATATGGAAGATGAAGATAATTTAAGTAAATCTTCTCAAAAGATAGTTAAAGAAAGAAACAGAGCTAAGGAGGCATCTTTATGA
- a CDS encoding V-type ATP synthase subunit A: protein MTKGKVTAIISNLISIEVDGPVSQNEICYVSCGNAKLMAEVIKISGTSASAQVFESTRGVKLGDAVEFTGSMLEIELGPGLLGKNFDGLQNDLDKLQGVFLERGKYNDLSEDKESTYDFTPIAKVGEEVQAGDWIGAVKEGWIDHKIMVPFKFEGKGVVESVASAGTYHLQDTLAVIKSANGEKVNVTMIQTWPVKLTIKAYKEKPRPFKLLETGVRTIDTFNPITEGGTGFIPGPFGAGKTVLQHALATNANADLIIMTACGERANEVVEIFTEFPELIDPRTGRSLMERTTIICNTSNMPVAAREASVYVGMTIAEYYRSMGLKVLLLADSTSRWAQALREMSNRLEELPGPDAFPIDLPAIISSFYARAGFVYLNNGETGSITFIGTVSPAGGNLKEPVTESTRKAARCFYALSQKRADSKRYPAVDPLDSYSKYIEYPEFIEFSDINIEKGWADKVTKAKDIARRGQEANDQISILGDDAVPLEYHQRLWKAELIDFVILQQDAFDKVDKNCPIERQKELLNQVMKVVEADYRFDDYSEVGTYFKRLINAFKQMNYSVYQSDDHKKYTAEMESIFAERSITHA from the coding sequence ATGACTAAAGGTAAAGTAACTGCTATTATATCAAACCTAATTTCAATAGAGGTAGACGGTCCTGTTTCACAAAACGAGATATGTTATGTATCTTGCGGTAATGCGAAACTTATGGCTGAGGTTATTAAAATATCAGGTACTAGTGCTAGTGCTCAGGTATTTGAATCTACTAGGGGTGTAAAATTAGGTGATGCCGTAGAGTTTACTGGTTCAATGTTAGAGATTGAATTAGGACCTGGACTTTTAGGTAAAAACTTTGACGGACTTCAAAATGACCTTGACAAATTACAAGGTGTATTCTTAGAAAGAGGTAAATATAATGATCTTTCTGAAGATAAAGAATCAACTTATGACTTTACTCCGATAGCTAAAGTAGGAGAGGAAGTACAAGCTGGAGATTGGATTGGTGCTGTTAAAGAAGGTTGGATTGACCATAAAATAATGGTTCCTTTCAAATTTGAAGGTAAAGGTGTTGTTGAAAGCGTAGCTTCAGCAGGCACTTATCATTTACAAGATACACTAGCTGTAATCAAATCAGCTAATGGTGAAAAAGTAAATGTAACTATGATACAAACTTGGCCTGTAAAACTTACTATTAAAGCATATAAAGAAAAGCCAAGACCTTTCAAACTATTAGAAACAGGTGTAAGAACTATAGATACATTCAACCCTATTACTGAAGGCGGTACAGGATTTATTCCGGGACCATTCGGAGCAGGTAAAACGGTATTACAGCACGCTTTAGCTACTAACGCAAATGCTGACTTGATTATAATGACAGCTTGCGGTGAGAGAGCTAATGAGGTAGTAGAAATATTTACAGAATTCCCAGAACTTATAGACCCTAGAACAGGAAGAAGTTTGATGGAAAGAACAACAATCATCTGTAACACTTCTAACATGCCTGTTGCTGCCCGTGAAGCTTCAGTTTATGTAGGTATGACTATAGCTGAATATTACAGATCAATGGGACTTAAAGTTCTTCTTCTTGCTGACTCTACTTCTCGTTGGGCACAGGCTTTAAGAGAGATGTCTAACAGACTTGAGGAGTTGCCAGGACCAGACGCATTCCCTATCGACTTGCCAGCTATTATTTCTAGTTTCTATGCTAGAGCAGGTTTCGTATACTTAAATAACGGAGAAACAGGTTCTATTACATTCATAGGTACAGTATCTCCTGCAGGCGGTAACTTGAAAGAGCCTGTAACAGAATCTACTCGTAAAGCTGCTAGATGTTTCTACGCTTTATCACAGAAACGTGCTGATAGTAAGAGATATCCTGCTGTTGATCCATTAGATTCTTATTCTAAATATATTGAATATCCAGAGTTCATAGAATTCTCAGATATTAATATAGAAAAAGGCTGGGCTGATAAAGTAACTAAAGCAAAAGATATTGCTAGAAGAGGACAAGAAGCTAATGACCAAATAAGCATTCTTGGTGATGACGCAGTACCTCTTGAATACCATCAGCGTTTATGGAAAGCAGAACTTATAGACTTCGTTATCTTACAGCAAGACGCTTTCGATAAAGTAGATAAGAACTGTCCTATAGAAAGACAAAAAGAATTATTAAATCAAGTTATGAAAGTTGTAGAAGCTGATTACAGATTTGATGATTACAGCGAAGTAGGTACTTATTTCAAAAGACTTATTAACGCATTCAAACAGATGAACTATTCTGTATATCAGTCTGATGATCACAAAAAATACACAGCTGAGATGGAATCAATATTTGCTGAAAGGAGTATAACACATGCCTAA
- a CDS encoding tryptophanase, with translation MKKYIAEPFRIKMVEPIRMISREEREQKIKEANYNVFALKAEDVYIDLLTDSGTGAMSDKQWSGIMMGDESYSGSRSYFHLMDVAKSIFGYKYFQPVHQGRAAEKVLLPNIIKKGQYSISNMHFDTTRGHVELAGGIVVDCVCKEALDTENYFDFKGNMDVERLEKLIKEYKPENVGIIIMTITNNTAGGQPVSIQNIKETSEIAKKYNIPLIIDAARYAENSYFVKKREKGYENKSIREIVKETFQYADGFTMSAKKDAIVNMGGLIGIKDDEALYEKIKISTIPNEGFVSYGGLSGRDLEGLAIGLDEGLDVDYLHYRIGQIEYLGDILREAKVPFQYPVGGHALFVDAKKLLPHIPYYEFPGQALAIELYREAGIRGCDIGSYMIGNDPKTGKQIESELELTRLAIPRRVYTQAHMDVVAEALISIKDRASSIRGYRITWEPPILRHFTSKLEPLS, from the coding sequence ATGAAAAAGTATATTGCAGAACCATTTAGAATTAAGATGGTAGAACCTATAAGAATGATATCTAGGGAAGAAAGAGAGCAAAAAATAAAAGAAGCGAATTATAATGTATTTGCTTTGAAAGCTGAAGATGTTTATATTGATTTATTAACTGATTCAGGTACCGGTGCTATGAGCGATAAGCAATGGTCTGGAATTATGATGGGTGATGAATCATATTCTGGAAGCAGAAGTTATTTTCATCTTATGGATGTTGCTAAATCTATATTCGGATACAAATATTTTCAGCCTGTTCACCAAGGAAGAGCAGCTGAAAAAGTATTGCTTCCTAATATAATTAAAAAAGGTCAGTATTCTATTTCAAATATGCACTTTGATACAACAAGAGGACATGTTGAATTAGCTGGAGGTATAGTTGTAGACTGTGTTTGTAAAGAGGCATTGGATACAGAGAACTATTTTGATTTCAAAGGTAATATGGATGTAGAAAGACTAGAGAAATTAATAAAAGAGTACAAGCCTGAGAATGTAGGTATTATTATAATGACAATTACAAATAATACAGCAGGAGGTCAGCCTGTATCTATACAAAATATAAAAGAAACTTCTGAAATAGCCAAGAAATATAATATTCCTCTTATTATAGATGCTGCCAGATATGCTGAAAACTCTTATTTTGTTAAGAAAAGAGAGAAAGGCTACGAAAATAAATCAATAAGAGAAATAGTAAAAGAGACTTTCCAATATGCTGACGGATTTACTATGAGTGCTAAAAAAGATGCTATAGTTAATATGGGCGGATTAATAGGTATAAAAGATGATGAAGCTTTATATGAAAAAATTAAAATATCTACTATTCCTAATGAGGGATTTGTTTCATACGGCGGATTATCCGGAAGAGATTTAGAAGGTCTTGCTATAGGTTTAGATGAAGGATTGGATGTTGATTATTTGCATTATAGAATAGGACAGATTGAATATTTAGGTGATATATTAAGAGAAGCTAAAGTACCTTTTCAATATCCTGTAGGAGGACATGCTTTATTTGTAGATGCTAAAAAACTTCTTCCTCATATTCCTTATTATGAGTTTCCTGGACAGGCTTTGGCTATAGAATTATACAGAGAAGCAGGAATAAGAGGCTGCGATATAGGTTCTTACATGATAGGAAATGATCCTAAAACAGGAAAGCAAATAGAATCTGAATTGGAATTAACAAGATTAGCTATACCTAGGAGAGTTTATACACAGGCACATATGGATGTTGTAGCTGAGGCTTTGATATCAATAAAGGATAGAGCTTCTTCTATAAGAGGATATAGAATAACTTGGGAGCCTCCTATATTAAGACATTTTACATCCAAATTAGAACCATTATCTTAA
- a CDS encoding V-type ATP synthase subunit B produces MPKAFQKVYTKLVQITKATVSLRAENVGNDEMALVAGRPAQVVKMIGDIVTLQVFQGTEGIPTNAEVVFLGRPPRLKVSELLAGRFFNAYGEPIDGGAEIEGKEVEIGGPSVNPVRRKQPSELIATGIAGIDLNNTLVTGQKIPFFADPDQPYNAVLAQVALRAEADKIILGGMGLSNDDYLSFKNTFTEAGALDKIICFINTTDDPPVERLLIPDMACTAAEYFAVEHKQKVLVLLTDMTLYADALAIVSNKMDQIPSKDSMPGSLYSDLAKIYEKAAQFPDGGSITIIAVTTLNEGDITHAVPDNTGYITEGQLYLRRDSDIGKTIIDPFRSLSRLKQLVIGKKTREDHPAVMNTLVRLYSDAANAKMKKENGFDLTEYDERCLKYAAEYSERLLAIDINIKIDEMLETGWELMGKYFSKAEVGIKDSLVEQFGKWKN; encoded by the coding sequence ATGCCTAAAGCATTTCAAAAAGTATATACAAAATTAGTACAGATCACTAAAGCAACTGTATCTTTAAGAGCAGAAAATGTTGGTAACGATGAGATGGCTCTAGTAGCCGGCAGACCTGCTCAGGTTGTAAAAATGATTGGAGATATTGTTACACTTCAGGTTTTCCAAGGTACTGAAGGTATACCTACTAACGCTGAAGTTGTATTCTTAGGCAGACCTCCTAGACTTAAAGTAAGCGAACTTCTTGCCGGAAGATTCTTCAATGCTTATGGTGAGCCTATTGACGGAGGTGCAGAAATTGAAGGTAAGGAAGTAGAAATCGGAGGCCCTTCTGTAAACCCTGTTAGAAGAAAACAGCCTTCCGAACTTATCGCTACTGGTATTGCTGGAATCGACCTTAACAATACACTTGTTACAGGACAGAAAATACCATTCTTCGCAGACCCAGACCAGCCTTATAACGCAGTACTTGCACAGGTTGCTTTGAGAGCTGAAGCTGATAAGATCATTCTTGGAGGTATGGGACTTTCTAACGATGACTACTTATCATTCAAAAATACATTCACTGAAGCTGGAGCATTAGATAAAATTATATGTTTCATCAATACTACTGATGACCCTCCAGTAGAAAGACTTTTGATACCTGATATGGCTTGTACAGCTGCTGAATATTTCGCAGTTGAGCATAAGCAGAAAGTTCTTGTTCTTCTTACAGACATGACACTTTATGCAGATGCTTTAGCTATCGTATCTAACAAGATGGACCAAATTCCTTCTAAAGACTCTATGCCAGGTTCTTTATATTCAGACCTTGCTAAAATATATGAGAAAGCAGCTCAGTTCCCAGACGGCGGATCTATTACTATTATTGCTGTTACTACTCTTAACGAAGGTGATATTACTCACGCTGTACCAGACAACACTGGTTACATCACTGAAGGTCAGCTTTACTTAAGACGTGACTCTGATATAGGTAAAACAATCATTGACCCATTCAGAAGTCTTTCACGTTTGAAACAGTTGGTTATAGGTAAGAAAACTAGAGAAGATCACCCTGCTGTAATGAACACTTTAGTTCGTCTTTATTCAGATGCTGCTAATGCTAAAATGAAAAAAGAAAACGGTTTCGACTTAACAGAGTATGATGAAAGATGTTTGAAATATGCTGCTGAATATTCTGAAAGATTATTAGCAATAGACATTAACATCAAAATCGATGAGATGTTGGAAACAGGCTGGGAGTTAATGGGTAAATATTTCAGTAAAGCAGAGGTTGGTATTAAAGACTCTCTAGTAGAACAATTTGGAAAATGGAAAAACTAA